One genomic window of Paenibacillus xylanilyticus includes the following:
- a CDS encoding protein adenylyltransferase SelO: MVKDKLGAGWNLDNSYARLPQTFYTSQGPVPVQSPELVILNETLAASLGLNAETLNSKEGAAIFAGNELPPGAEPLAQAYAGHQFGNFNMLGDGRALLLGEQITPQGERVDIQLKGSGRTPYSRGGDGRAAIGPMLREYIISEAMEALGIPTTRSLAVVTTGESIFRETERPGAILTRVASSHIRVATFQYAARWGTVDELRALADYTLERHFPDIPLDHNRYLNFLRAVIKRQASLIAKWQNVGFIHGVMNTDNMAISGETIDYGPCAFMDAYNPSTVFSSIDTQGRYAYGNQPYIAGWNLARLAETLLPLLHENEDVAIQIAQDAISQFSEQYHQEWVSGMRAKLGLLTEEDEDETLIKDLLELMEKQSADFTNTFLALTFDKWENSNLNDAAEFAEWNERWTARLGRQSESKEAVEQLMMSSNPAIIPRNHRVEEALERAENDGDYRVMNQLLAVLRKPYAHTPEQEEYTTLPTTCDPSYRTFCGT, encoded by the coding sequence ATGGTAAAGGATAAGCTAGGCGCAGGCTGGAATTTGGACAATAGTTATGCCCGGCTGCCGCAGACCTTTTATACAAGTCAGGGTCCAGTACCGGTACAGTCACCTGAGCTTGTCATCTTAAATGAAACCCTTGCGGCCAGCCTCGGACTGAATGCTGAAACGCTGAACAGCAAGGAAGGGGCAGCAATTTTTGCAGGCAATGAACTTCCGCCTGGAGCCGAGCCTCTGGCTCAAGCTTACGCAGGGCATCAATTTGGCAATTTCAACATGCTTGGTGATGGACGGGCATTGCTGCTGGGTGAACAGATTACGCCACAGGGCGAGAGGGTGGATATTCAGCTCAAAGGTTCGGGCAGAACACCATACTCACGTGGAGGAGATGGTCGGGCGGCGATCGGACCGATGCTTCGTGAATATATTATTAGTGAAGCGATGGAAGCCCTGGGTATCCCTACAACGAGAAGTTTGGCAGTCGTGACGACTGGAGAAAGCATTTTTCGTGAAACGGAACGGCCGGGTGCTATATTAACCCGAGTGGCCTCCAGTCATATCCGCGTGGCCACCTTTCAGTATGCAGCTAGATGGGGAACTGTAGACGAACTGAGAGCACTGGCCGACTATACGCTGGAACGTCATTTCCCCGACATTCCTTTGGATCATAACCGATACTTGAACTTCCTCCGTGCAGTCATCAAACGACAGGCATCACTGATAGCCAAGTGGCAGAATGTTGGATTTATCCATGGTGTCATGAATACGGACAATATGGCCATCAGTGGAGAAACGATTGACTACGGGCCTTGTGCTTTTATGGATGCTTATAATCCGTCTACAGTCTTTAGTTCAATTGATACACAAGGCCGCTATGCCTACGGCAATCAACCCTATATTGCGGGCTGGAATCTGGCTCGTCTTGCGGAGACTTTACTGCCGCTGCTGCATGAAAATGAAGATGTGGCCATTCAGATTGCACAGGATGCCATCTCCCAATTCTCGGAGCAGTATCATCAAGAATGGGTATCCGGCATGCGTGCCAAGCTGGGATTATTGACAGAAGAGGACGAAGATGAAACGCTGATAAAAGACCTTCTGGAACTAATGGAAAAGCAATCGGCGGACTTCACGAATACGTTCTTAGCTTTAACCTTTGATAAGTGGGAGAACTCCAATCTGAACGATGCGGCGGAATTTGCGGAATGGAATGAACGCTGGACAGCCAGACTGGGCCGGCAGTCTGAATCCAAAGAGGCTGTAGAGCAATTGATGATGAGCAGCAATCCTGCAATCATCCCACGGAATCATAGAGTGGAAGAGGCGCTTGAACGGGCAGAAAACGATGGAGATTATCGCGTAATGAACCA